A genomic window from Oceanobacillus timonensis includes:
- a CDS encoding type II toxin-antitoxin system RelE/ParE family toxin: MTSYKVELLTEADTDLDEIFDYILLDNPQAAEEVLQRIMSSLKQLEIFPYAGLKINHKSLNHYDFRMIITEPYISFYRVIENTVLIYRILHGARDYIQLLKKS, encoded by the coding sequence ATGACAAGTTATAAAGTTGAATTGCTTACGGAAGCTGATACTGACCTGGATGAAATATTTGATTATATTTTGTTAGATAATCCACAAGCAGCGGAGGAAGTATTGCAAAGAATTATGTCTTCTCTAAAACAGCTTGAGATATTTCCTTATGCTGGTCTTAAAATTAATCATAAATCTCTAAATCATTACGATTTTCGAATGATTATAACGGAGCCTTATATTTCTTTTTATCGGGTAATTGAAAATACTGTACTAATATATAGAATTCTACATGGTGCCAGAGATTACATCCAGTTATTGAAAAAGTCTTGA
- a CDS encoding MepB family protein: MLKSINLMKELLSGTDDEITNILNEPQNMEYEGTTFHINDNNYRSRLAKRTLKKDGYFVVFWEKDVNHCNQAYAYSESPNKIVISIIDKDLKGQFIFPKSLLLEKGILRTAGNKGKMAIRVYPSWENSLNNAAKKTQAWQAPYFINVSNEIDIRRLTELYFS, encoded by the coding sequence ATGCTAAAATCGATAAACCTAATGAAAGAATTACTTTCTGGCACAGATGATGAAATCACAAACATATTGAACGAGCCGCAAAATATGGAATATGAGGGAACTACTTTTCATATAAATGATAATAACTATAGGAGTCGTTTAGCTAAACGAACACTAAAGAAAGATGGCTACTTTGTCGTTTTCTGGGAAAAAGATGTAAATCATTGTAACCAGGCTTATGCGTACAGTGAAAGCCCGAATAAAATAGTAATTTCAATTATAGATAAGGACTTGAAAGGTCAGTTTATTTTTCCCAAATCTCTTCTTTTAGAGAAAGGAATATTAAGAACTGCTGGTAACAAAGGGAAAATGGCAATAAGAGTATATCCTTCTTGGGAAAATTCGTTAAATAACGCTGCTAAAAAAACACAAGCATGGCAAGCGCCATATTTTATCAATGTTTCAAATGAAATTGATATAAGAAGGTTGACAGAATTATATTTTTCTTAA
- a CDS encoding PspC domain-containing protein: MKRLYRSETNKILAGVLGGLGEYLNVDPTLLRIIFLILLIPSFSTLAIVYIIAAFIMPRGDVY, translated from the coding sequence ATGAAAAGATTATATCGTTCCGAAACCAATAAAATTCTTGCCGGCGTTCTTGGCGGATTAGGAGAGTATTTAAATGTGGATCCGACACTGCTCCGAATTATATTCTTAATCCTGCTTATCCCGAGTTTTTCCACATTAGCGATTGTCTATATCATCGCCGCCTTTATTATGCCTAGAGGAGACGTGTATTAA
- the hprK gene encoding HPr(Ser) kinase/phosphatase — translation MVSTVCTQDLLDRFHLQLVAGEEGVHREIITSDISRPGLEMTGFFDYYPRERLQLIGKTELAYFLGLNAAERQQRAENLCTDVTPGIIISRGMDVPEEFIEASKNSGVPIIQSPRTTTRVLSRLTNYLESKFAPFTAIHGVLVDIYGVGVLIIGQSGVGKSETALELVKRGHRLVADDNVEIRQEDYENLIGNAPALIEHLLEIRGLGIINVMTLFGASSIRSKKKISMVIQLENWDEEKQYDRLGLDEETMKIMDVHLPQATIPVRPGRNLAVIIEVAAMNFRLKRMGVNTAEEFSDRLTKMIEQGDLESPQ, via the coding sequence ATGGTTTCAACCGTCTGTACACAAGATTTATTGGACAGGTTTCATTTACAACTGGTAGCAGGGGAAGAAGGCGTTCACCGCGAGATTATAACCAGTGATATTTCACGTCCAGGATTAGAAATGACGGGCTTTTTTGATTATTATCCAAGAGAACGTCTGCAATTGATCGGAAAGACAGAATTAGCATACTTTCTGGGTTTGAATGCAGCAGAAAGACAGCAGCGTGCTGAAAATCTATGTACGGATGTAACGCCGGGAATTATTATTTCCCGCGGGATGGATGTACCGGAAGAATTCATTGAAGCCTCTAAGAATTCCGGCGTGCCGATTATCCAATCGCCACGGACAACAACACGGGTTTTAAGCCGTTTAACCAATTACTTAGAATCTAAATTTGCACCATTTACAGCGATACATGGTGTTTTAGTCGATATTTATGGTGTCGGTGTCTTAATTATCGGGCAGAGCGGTGTTGGTAAAAGTGAGACAGCGCTTGAATTAGTCAAACGCGGGCACCGCCTGGTTGCGGATGATAATGTAGAGATCCGTCAAGAGGATTATGAGAATCTGATTGGCAATGCGCCAGCACTTATTGAACATTTACTGGAAATACGGGGATTGGGAATCATCAATGTGATGACATTATTTGGTGCGAGCTCTATCCGCAGTAAAAAAAAGATTTCCATGGTGATTCAATTGGAAAATTGGGACGAGGAGAAACAGTATGACCGTTTAGGTTTAGATGAAGAAACCATGAAGATTATGGATGTTCATTTGCCGCAAGCGACTATCCCGGTCAGACCAGGGAGAAACCTTGCTGTTATTATTGAAGTGGCAGCTATGAATTTCCGTTTGAAACGCATGGGTGTGAATACAGCTGAAGAATTCTCGGATCGTTTAACAAAAATGATTGAACAAGGTGATTTGGAATCGCCACAATAG
- the bshB2 gene encoding bacillithiol biosynthesis deacetylase BshB2 has translation MEKHVVVIYPHPDDEAFGASGSIAQFRKEGVPVTYLCGTLGQMGRNMGNPTFANRESLPEIRKKELKQACETLDIELKMLGYRDKTIEFEDKQEVADHLRGYLEAIKPSLVITHYPGYAVHPDHNALGAAAIQAVEEMNPEERPKVWAQAFSNGHEEDLGSPDIVNDVHDTFDTKLQTVLSHDSQVAGMFGWFKKMDEIDEEVKNELIEGQAIERFYTWDFAKDNSK, from the coding sequence ATGGAGAAACATGTTGTTGTGATTTATCCACATCCGGATGATGAAGCATTTGGAGCGTCCGGTTCCATCGCACAGTTTCGAAAAGAAGGTGTGCCGGTTACGTATTTATGTGGAACGTTAGGACAAATGGGAAGAAATATGGGGAATCCAACATTTGCAAATCGGGAATCCTTGCCTGAAATTCGCAAAAAAGAATTGAAACAGGCTTGTGAAACCCTGGATATTGAATTGAAAATGCTTGGATACCGTGATAAAACAATTGAATTTGAAGACAAACAAGAGGTAGCTGACCATTTAAGAGGGTATTTGGAAGCTATCAAACCATCCCTTGTCATCACGCATTATCCCGGCTATGCTGTGCACCCGGATCATAATGCCCTGGGAGCTGCTGCGATTCAAGCAGTCGAAGAAATGAATCCGGAGGAAAGGCCAAAAGTATGGGCGCAGGCTTTCTCGAATGGTCATGAAGAAGATTTAGGAAGTCCGGATATCGTTAATGATGTTCATGACACTTTTGATACCAAGCTGCAAACAGTTCTGTCTCACGACTCACAGGTGGCAGGTATGTTTGGCTGGTTTAAAAAAATGGATGAAATCGATGAAGAAGTGAAAAATGAATTGATTGAAGGCCAGGCGATAGAACGTTTTTATACTTGGGATTTTGCTAAAGACAACTCCAAATAA
- a CDS encoding helix-turn-helix transcriptional regulator, translated as MKLERLLSIIILLINHRMLQAKDLAERFEVSVRTIYRDIDAINAAGIPIVTYQGAHGGIGLAEGYRLDRNLLTNDELAEIVTALRSLSTSYEKVQHQQLMEKMNSIVPPNDVEVFQSKTSRVLIDYSPWDHSTRLQEKLKCIEKAIDNCLFIVFTYSDAEGKLTQRTAEPHTLILKGRHWYVQAYCLDREQFRLFKLRRMKSLSVDAEASFTRRTLPKQKQISGKQSSSSNNNEVVLRFQRDVRHLAEDWFDAEELVPTEDGAWLVKKAYPEDEWLYSFILSFGFHVEVLEPVHLRDVIAERAAQIIKMYQ; from the coding sequence ATGAAATTAGAAAGACTACTGTCCATTATCATATTATTGATAAATCATCGGATGCTGCAGGCAAAAGATTTAGCAGAACGATTTGAAGTATCTGTACGGACGATTTATAGAGATATTGATGCAATTAATGCAGCCGGCATTCCTATCGTGACCTATCAGGGAGCTCATGGCGGCATCGGACTTGCGGAAGGTTATCGATTGGATCGTAATCTGTTAACCAATGATGAATTGGCTGAAATTGTGACAGCACTACGGAGTTTATCTACTTCATATGAAAAAGTGCAGCATCAGCAATTGATGGAAAAAATGAATAGTATCGTACCTCCTAATGATGTCGAAGTTTTTCAAAGTAAAACAAGTCGTGTTCTCATTGATTATTCACCTTGGGATCATAGTACACGCCTCCAAGAAAAATTGAAGTGTATTGAAAAGGCAATAGATAACTGTCTATTTATCGTATTTACATACTCGGATGCGGAAGGTAAGTTGACGCAGCGAACAGCAGAACCGCATACATTAATTCTCAAAGGAAGACATTGGTATGTCCAAGCATACTGCTTAGACAGAGAGCAGTTTCGTTTATTTAAATTACGCAGAATGAAATCTTTGTCCGTTGATGCAGAAGCAAGTTTTACTCGTAGAACTTTACCAAAACAAAAGCAGATAAGCGGAAAACAATCATCCAGCTCCAATAATAACGAGGTAGTTTTACGTTTTCAGAGAGACGTGCGTCATTTAGCGGAAGATTGGTTTGATGCAGAAGAGCTTGTCCCAACTGAGGATGGGGCATGGCTGGTGAAGAAAGCTTATCCTGAAGATGAATGGTTATACAGCTTTATTCTAAGCTTTGGATTTCATGTGGAAGTGCTAGAGCCCGTTCATTTACGAGATGTTATTGCAGAGCGTGCAGCTCAAATTATAAAAATGTATCAATAA
- a CDS encoding type II toxin-antitoxin system prevent-host-death family antitoxin, with the protein MIIKPSTSLRNDYNTISQIAHEEEKPVYITKNGEGDLVLMSIDAFEKREAIIELKEKLLIAEEQRLNKEKTTSLDSAYKRIRKKIDDKL; encoded by the coding sequence ATGATAATTAAGCCGTCTACCTCTTTAAGAAATGATTATAATACTATTTCCCAAATTGCTCATGAAGAAGAAAAACCTGTGTATATCACTAAAAATGGAGAAGGGGACCTTGTTTTAATGAGTATTGATGCTTTTGAAAAAAGAGAAGCGATAATTGAGTTAAAAGAAAAATTATTAATCGCAGAAGAACAACGATTAAATAAAGAAAAAACAACTTCGCTCGATTCTGCATATAAAAGAATCAGGAAGAAAATTGATGACAAGTTATAA
- a CDS encoding GyrI-like domain-containing protein gives MKQDKSAGNIKPVRIEKRPAFTLAGVSAVTTNEAEQLGNGKIGALFERFFTENIGKQLGVNIREAGYYGCYFHYQQEDKGPYEIMLSVKVAADSVVPNLEGIQTFTVPEANYAVFVTEKGPIVEKVPQAWAAIWEWQKLPENCRTFTGDFEYYAGDIDPADGQTEIYIAVE, from the coding sequence ATGAAGCAGGATAAATCAGCTGGAAATATAAAACCAGTCCGGATCGAGAAAAGGCCAGCTTTTACATTAGCAGGAGTCAGTGCGGTAACTACAAATGAAGCAGAGCAGCTAGGAAATGGAAAGATAGGCGCGCTATTTGAACGCTTTTTCACAGAAAATATTGGGAAGCAGCTAGGTGTAAACATTCGTGAAGCGGGATATTACGGTTGCTATTTTCATTATCAGCAAGAAGATAAAGGGCCATATGAAATTATGTTGAGTGTAAAGGTAGCGGCTGATTCCGTAGTTCCGAATTTAGAAGGCATTCAAACTTTTACCGTTCCGGAAGCGAATTATGCTGTATTTGTAACTGAAAAAGGTCCAATCGTGGAAAAGGTTCCACAAGCATGGGCAGCTATTTGGGAATGGCAGAAGCTGCCTGAGAATTGTCGGACATTCACTGGTGATTTTGAATATTATGCTGGTGATATTGATCCGGCAGATGGGCAGACAGAAATATATATTGCGGTGGAATAA
- the lgt gene encoding prolipoprotein diacylglyceryl transferase, translated as MTGTGAPIDRVFLELGPLTIYWYGIIIAVGAVLAVYLATREAERVGLGKETVMDFIIFAVPIAIISARIYYVIFEFDQYANGPLWKMIAVWEGGIAIHGAVIGGVITAIVFTKVKKISFWRLADVIAPSLILGQAIGRWGNFVNQEAHGGPISEAAYESFHQYLPDFIMNQMVIDGVMYHPTFLYESAWNFLIFFGLLLFRRTNPKRGMVFLTYAITYSIGRFFIEGLRTDSLYIIGELRTAQVVSILTIIAGVIIMLYLIKTSNVRYLDRPGKKKSSKQGTTNKRKKKKKK; from the coding sequence ATGACTGGGACAGGAGCTCCTATTGATCGGGTATTTTTAGAACTTGGACCGTTAACAATCTACTGGTACGGTATTATCATTGCAGTCGGTGCTGTATTGGCTGTTTATTTAGCGACGAGAGAAGCAGAAAGAGTCGGACTTGGTAAAGAAACCGTTATGGATTTCATTATATTTGCTGTGCCGATTGCGATTATTTCAGCAAGAATTTATTATGTGATTTTTGAATTTGATCAATATGCGAATGGCCCTCTTTGGAAAATGATAGCCGTCTGGGAAGGCGGAATTGCTATCCATGGAGCAGTTATCGGCGGGGTCATTACCGCCATTGTTTTTACAAAAGTCAAGAAAATTTCTTTTTGGCGGCTGGCCGATGTGATTGCGCCGAGTTTAATATTAGGGCAGGCGATTGGACGCTGGGGGAATTTTGTAAATCAGGAAGCGCATGGCGGCCCGATTTCGGAAGCGGCCTATGAAAGCTTTCATCAGTATTTGCCGGATTTTATTATGAACCAGATGGTGATTGACGGCGTCATGTATCACCCAACGTTTTTATATGAATCTGCCTGGAATTTTCTTATCTTTTTCGGACTGTTATTGTTCCGCAGAACGAATCCGAAACGTGGCATGGTATTTTTAACATATGCAATCACGTATTCGATTGGCCGGTTCTTTATAGAAGGTCTGCGGACAGATAGTTTATATATTATTGGAGAACTTAGAACGGCACAGGTTGTGTCTATCTTAACGATTATAGCAGGAGTTATCATCATGCTGTACTTGATAAAGACATCGAATGTCCGTTACTTGGATAGACCTGGGAAAAAGAAATCGTCCAAGCAGGGAACTACAAATAAGCGTAAAAAGAAGAAAAAGAAATAA
- a CDS encoding CPBP family intramembrane glutamic endopeptidase, which produces MKNTYIFLLGGWATATVGLFLATVAGTIAEEQFLITGNARQLIQAAVMSAIVVPIILRLYAKLHKQTGQTQKPAYSIKRSHHFFTGFFFVTGLAFAGLFSASTLGWLEIKQWHAPSSWFYPFVINMMIAFFFEALPEELALRGLVFDTLRGRFATWVSVIMQTLIFMAVAFSVSVLQTLVGIGSLSITIISNLVLFFIFGIALALIRVYTGSLWASIGFHLGYLEMTRFLVIPTEYGAKPIVSFEENLPYGSNIFFIIGVMLFGAIIILLFLLSIRKWMAKRNNTLPL; this is translated from the coding sequence TTGAAAAATACATACATATTCTTACTCGGAGGATGGGCGACAGCCACTGTAGGATTATTTTTAGCTACAGTGGCAGGAACAATTGCTGAAGAACAGTTTTTAATTACTGGAAACGCTCGTCAACTTATCCAAGCAGCTGTTATGAGTGCTATCGTCGTTCCAATTATTTTGCGCTTATATGCTAAACTTCACAAGCAGACAGGGCAAACTCAAAAACCAGCCTATTCTATTAAAAGGAGTCATCACTTTTTCACTGGTTTCTTTTTTGTAACTGGATTAGCGTTCGCAGGATTATTCTCAGCAAGTACATTGGGCTGGTTAGAAATTAAACAATGGCATGCGCCGAGCAGCTGGTTCTATCCTTTTGTTATAAATATGATGATAGCATTTTTCTTTGAAGCACTCCCGGAAGAGTTAGCTTTACGAGGGCTCGTTTTTGATACATTAAGAGGACGTTTTGCTACTTGGGTATCTGTTATTATGCAAACACTGATCTTTATGGCAGTCGCCTTTAGTGTTTCCGTTCTGCAAACATTGGTTGGAATAGGCAGCTTGAGTATTACAATCATTTCTAATTTGGTGCTCTTTTTTATTTTCGGGATTGCTTTAGCTTTGATTCGTGTATACACCGGAAGTTTATGGGCATCCATTGGCTTTCATTTAGGATACCTGGAAATGACTCGATTTCTCGTCATACCTACCGAATATGGAGCGAAGCCCATTGTCAGCTTCGAGGAAAATCTCCCATATGGAAGTAACATATTCTTTATCATTGGTGTGATGCTATTTGGAGCGATTATTATATTACTTTTTTTACTTTCAATAAGAAAATGGATGGCAAAAAGAAATAATACCCTTCCTTTATAA
- a CDS encoding YojF family protein — MKPIEMEKVQQALDSYLNKDVYVHLETTNGAYASHLDANAYNVGAYIRNAKVKYENAKIIGDGNSYRVGLKMELGWIYAEGLTDWTIYQEDQLLMAGHDDEGRLMVSLEISETPFQQ, encoded by the coding sequence ATGAAGCCGATAGAAATGGAAAAAGTTCAGCAGGCGCTGGACAGTTACTTAAATAAAGATGTATATGTCCATTTAGAGACAACAAATGGTGCTTATGCGAGTCATTTAGATGCCAATGCTTATAATGTTGGCGCATATATACGGAATGCAAAAGTGAAATATGAGAATGCAAAAATTATCGGGGACGGAAATTCCTACCGTGTCGGTTTGAAAATGGAGCTTGGCTGGATTTATGCGGAAGGATTGACGGATTGGACGATATACCAGGAAGATCAATTGCTTATGGCTGGTCATGACGACGAGGGTCGGTTAATGGTGTCATTGGAAATCAGCGAGACACCGTTTCAACAATAA
- a CDS encoding phage holin family protein, whose translation MLLRGIISLVLNAVALIAVAQIFDSFQLEGFGTALLASLILAILNIFVKPILVILTLPITVITFGLFLIVINAITLMITQALIGPDFIIEGFGTAFIASIVISLISMILNSVVRDIR comes from the coding sequence ATGTTACTTCGGGGGATTATTTCATTAGTATTAAATGCTGTCGCACTGATCGCCGTTGCCCAGATTTTTGATTCTTTTCAGCTTGAAGGGTTTGGCACGGCGCTGTTAGCCAGCTTGATTTTAGCTATATTGAATATTTTTGTGAAGCCGATTTTGGTTATTTTGACTTTGCCAATTACGGTGATTACATTTGGTTTATTCTTAATTGTTATCAATGCGATTACCTTGATGATTACGCAGGCGCTTATCGGTCCTGATTTTATTATTGAAGGTTTTGGCACAGCATTTATTGCTTCCATTGTGATTTCATTGATTTCGATGATTTTAAACAGTGTTGTTCGAGATATAAGGTAA
- the uvrA gene encoding excinuclease ABC subunit UvrA has protein sequence MPSKSINIQGARAHNLKNIDVDIPKNKLVVLTGLSGSGKSSLAFDTVYAEGQRRYVESLSAYARQFLGQMDKPDVDVIEGLSPAISIDQKTTSKNPRSTVGTVTEIYDYLRLLFARVGKPTCPTHGIEISSQTVQQMVDRVLEYPERTKMQILSPVVSGRKGEHVKVLEDLKKQGYVRVRVDGNMMEVTDDINLEKNKKHSIEVVIDRIVVKDGIESRLSDSLEAALKLGDGNAIVDVIDDEELLFSENHACPICGFSIGKLEPRLFSFNSPFGACPSCDGLGSKLEVDVELVIPDWDKTLNEHAVAPWEPISSQYYPQLLKSVCDHYAIPMDVPVKDIPEEQMDKILHGSGKEKIHFHYENDFGSSRTKDVAFEGVLKNVERRYKETSSDFIRETLEKYMAQKNCPTCKGNRLNKEALAVLIDGKHISQVTDFSILESKDFFTQLELSDKDRQIARLILREIDNRLAFLNNVGLDYLTLSRSAGTLSGGEAQRIRLATQIGSALTGVLYVLDEPSIGLHQRDNDRLIETLKQMRDLDNTLIVVEHDEDTMLAADWLIDIGPGAGEHGGEIVASDTPENVKANENSLTGRYLSGKEFIPVPSKRKKADKRKIKITGASENNLKNVSAEIPIGLMTVVTGVSGSGKSTLVNEIVYKSLAKELYKGKVKPGKYRTIKGIEHIEKVIDIDQSPIGRTPRSNPATYTGVFDDIRDVFAQTNEAKVRGYKKGRFSFNVKGGRCEACRGDGIIKIEMHFLPDVYVPCEVCDGARYNRETLEVKYKGKNISEVLEMRIEEALEFFSAIPKIKRKLQTMYDVGLGYIKLGQQATTLSGGEAQRVKLASELHKRSNGKTFYILDEPTTGLHSADIRRLLDVLQRLVDNGDSVLIIEHNLDVIKSADHIIDLGPEGGDRGGQIIATGSPEKIAEQADVSYTGKYLGPVLERDKARMNDVLKEKVSSK, from the coding sequence ATGCCAAGCAAATCTATAAACATTCAAGGTGCCAGAGCACATAATTTAAAAAATATAGATGTGGATATTCCTAAAAATAAATTAGTGGTTCTGACAGGGCTTTCCGGTTCCGGGAAATCTTCCCTCGCCTTTGATACCGTTTATGCGGAAGGACAGCGCAGGTATGTTGAATCTTTGTCTGCCTATGCAAGACAATTCCTGGGACAGATGGATAAGCCGGATGTCGATGTGATTGAAGGATTATCACCGGCTATTTCGATTGACCAAAAAACAACCAGTAAAAATCCAAGGTCCACCGTGGGAACCGTGACAGAGATTTACGATTATTTGCGTTTGCTATTTGCACGGGTAGGAAAACCGACTTGTCCGACACATGGGATTGAAATCAGTTCACAGACTGTCCAGCAGATGGTGGACCGGGTGCTGGAATATCCGGAAAGAACAAAAATGCAAATTTTATCTCCTGTCGTATCAGGCAGGAAGGGAGAACATGTTAAAGTATTAGAAGACTTGAAAAAACAAGGGTACGTGCGTGTTCGTGTTGATGGAAATATGATGGAGGTTACGGACGATATTAACTTGGAAAAAAATAAAAAGCACTCTATTGAAGTTGTTATTGACCGTATTGTCGTGAAAGACGGCATTGAAAGCCGTTTAAGTGATTCTTTGGAAGCAGCATTGAAACTCGGTGATGGCAATGCGATTGTGGATGTGATTGACGATGAAGAGCTGTTGTTCAGCGAAAATCATGCGTGTCCTATTTGCGGCTTTTCCATCGGAAAGCTGGAACCGCGTTTATTCTCCTTTAACAGCCCGTTTGGTGCTTGTCCAAGCTGTGATGGATTAGGTTCAAAACTTGAGGTTGATGTGGAATTGGTTATTCCAGATTGGGATAAAACATTAAATGAACATGCGGTTGCGCCATGGGAACCGATCAGTTCGCAGTATTATCCGCAACTTCTAAAAAGTGTCTGTGATCACTATGCCATTCCAATGGATGTTCCAGTGAAAGATATTCCAGAGGAACAAATGGATAAAATTTTACATGGAAGCGGAAAAGAAAAAATTCATTTTCATTATGAGAATGATTTTGGCAGCTCCCGTACTAAAGATGTAGCTTTTGAAGGGGTGCTAAAAAACGTAGAGCGCCGGTACAAAGAAACGTCATCTGATTTTATCCGTGAAACGTTAGAAAAATATATGGCTCAGAAAAATTGTCCAACCTGTAAAGGGAACCGTTTAAATAAAGAAGCACTTGCGGTGTTAATTGACGGGAAGCATATCAGTCAAGTAACCGATTTTTCAATCCTGGAATCTAAAGACTTCTTCACCCAGCTTGAACTGAGTGACAAAGACCGTCAGATTGCTCGCTTGATTTTAAGGGAGATTGATAACCGTCTGGCATTTTTAAATAATGTCGGGTTGGATTATTTAACATTATCCCGTTCAGCAGGGACACTTTCAGGCGGGGAAGCACAGCGGATTCGCCTGGCGACACAAATCGGATCGGCGCTGACAGGTGTGCTTTATGTGCTTGATGAGCCTTCTATCGGTCTGCATCAGCGTGATAATGACCGTTTGATTGAGACGCTTAAACAAATGCGGGATTTAGATAATACGTTGATTGTGGTAGAACATGATGAAGATACAATGCTTGCAGCGGACTGGCTGATTGATATTGGTCCTGGCGCCGGCGAGCATGGCGGAGAGATTGTTGCCAGCGATACACCGGAAAATGTGAAGGCAAATGAGAATTCCTTAACTGGCCGTTATTTATCCGGAAAAGAATTTATTCCTGTACCATCTAAGCGTAAAAAAGCGGATAAACGCAAAATAAAAATTACCGGCGCATCGGAAAATAATTTAAAAAACGTATCGGCTGAGATTCCAATTGGACTGATGACGGTTGTAACAGGTGTTTCCGGATCCGGAAAAAGTACACTGGTGAATGAGATTGTGTATAAGTCCCTGGCGAAAGAATTATATAAAGGAAAAGTGAAACCTGGGAAATATCGAACGATAAAAGGAATCGAGCATATTGAAAAAGTTATCGATATTGACCAGTCTCCAATCGGAAGAACACCGCGTTCCAATCCGGCTACGTATACGGGTGTATTTGATGATATTCGCGATGTATTTGCGCAAACGAATGAAGCTAAAGTACGCGGTTATAAAAAAGGACGTTTCAGTTTTAATGTAAAAGGTGGACGCTGTGAAGCCTGTCGTGGAGACGGAATTATCAAGATTGAAATGCATTTTCTGCCGGATGTTTATGTCCCATGTGAAGTTTGTGACGGGGCGCGTTACAACCGGGAAACCCTGGAAGTGAAATATAAAGGCAAGAATATATCCGAAGTCCTGGAAATGCGGATTGAAGAAGCATTGGAATTTTTCTCTGCGATTCCAAAGATTAAACGGAAACTGCAAACCATGTACGATGTCGGATTAGGTTATATTAAATTAGGTCAGCAGGCCACAACTTTATCCGGCGGGGAAGCACAGCGGGTGAAGTTAGCGAGTGAGTTGCATAAACGTTCCAACGGCAAGACCTTTTATATTCTGGACGAGCCGACAACAGGATTGCATTCTGCTGATATTCGCCGTTTGCTGGATGTCCTGCAGCGACTGGTGGATAATGGAGATTCTGTCTTGATTATCGAACACAATTTAGATGTGATTAAAAGTGCGGACCATATTATTGATTTAGGTCCGGAAGGCGGAGACCGCGGCGGACAGATTATTGCAACGGGATCACCGGAAAAAATTGCCGAACAGGCAGATGTCTCTTATACAGGAAAATACCTTGGTCCAGTGTTGGAAAGAGATAAAGCACGTATGAATGATGTTCTGAAAGAGAAAGTCAGCAGTAAATAA